In Alkalihalobacterium alkalinitrilicum, a genomic segment contains:
- a CDS encoding TIGR03571 family LLM class oxidoreductase, translating to MSLLQHRAYNRLYQKDKMTLGFAIPTARMSKYPIMENQLTLARKIEDHGFAALWLRDVTIQNLNVDDNGQMFDVWIYLTYLAVHTKDIALGTASVVLPLRHPVRVAKEASSIDRLFPERLIMGVASGDRDKDFTALGISKLESGRLFKKNYAFLERLLKEDSPTINSDLGVIDGTDMRMIPKPFSSIPTMVTGFSNQSIEWIAQNGDGWIHYPRIISQQTQLINEYRELSEIHSPGVFKPFTQTLFIDLSENPDEFPVPIPLGFRVGRKQLLEILYQFQSIGVNHLAFVLYFSKRPPEEVIQELGEFVRPYFPTHEIPVGH from the coding sequence GTGAGTTTATTACAGCATCGAGCATATAACAGGTTGTACCAAAAGGATAAAATGACGCTTGGTTTTGCGATTCCGACGGCAAGGATGTCCAAATATCCGATTATGGAAAATCAACTGACGCTTGCCCGCAAAATTGAAGACCATGGTTTCGCGGCATTGTGGCTTCGGGACGTTACGATTCAGAATTTGAATGTTGATGATAATGGTCAAATGTTTGATGTATGGATTTATTTGACCTATCTTGCGGTCCATACCAAGGATATTGCACTTGGGACGGCTAGTGTGGTCCTCCCTCTGCGCCATCCTGTCAGAGTTGCAAAGGAAGCATCATCTATTGATCGGTTGTTTCCCGAACGGCTGATCATGGGAGTAGCTTCAGGAGACCGGGATAAAGATTTCACAGCTTTGGGAATATCCAAGCTCGAAAGTGGAAGGCTGTTTAAAAAGAATTATGCATTCCTTGAACGGCTGTTAAAGGAGGACAGTCCGACAATCAACAGCGATTTAGGCGTCATCGATGGAACGGATATGAGAATGATCCCAAAGCCTTTTTCTTCGATTCCGACCATGGTGACAGGATTCAGCAATCAATCGATTGAATGGATCGCCCAGAATGGGGACGGCTGGATTCATTACCCGAGGATTATCTCACAACAAACTCAATTGATTAACGAGTATCGCGAGTTGTCGGAAATTCACTCCCCAGGAGTGTTTAAACCTTTCACTCAGACTTTATTTATCGATTTATCGGAAAATCCCGATGAGTTTCCTGTTCCAATTCCTTTAGGATTTCGCGTAGGGCGCAAACAGTTATTAGAAATTTTATATCAATTTCAATCCATTGGGGTCAATCACCTGGCATTTGTATTGTATTTTTCAAAGCGCCCTCCCGAGGAAGTCATACAGGAGCTTGGAGAGTTTGTGCGGCCTTACTTTCCGACTCATGAAATTCCAGTAGGACATTAG
- a CDS encoding aldo/keto reductase, producing MSVQDENKITKIKNSLESRVVTLPDGTSLPRIGQGTWYMGENPQMREREIKALQLGIELGMKLIDTAEMYGDGDSERLVGEAIKGRRDDVFLVSKVYPHHAGLDMIAKACENSLKRLGTDHLDLYLLHWRGRVPLAETIEGMEKLRKEEKIVRWGVSNFDTDDMKELWNTTDGKNCMTNQVLYHLGSRGIDYDLLPWQREHHMPIMAYSPLAQGGSLRRQLLTDPTIKEIAEKYAVQPLQIALAWTIRSNNCLAIPKAVQEEHVLANAKATIIELTKEDLNRLDEVFPQPTRKMPLDII from the coding sequence ATGAGTGTACAAGACGAAAATAAAATAACAAAAATAAAAAATTCCCTTGAAAGTCGTGTAGTTACATTGCCTGATGGAACTTCTCTTCCAAGAATAGGACAAGGAACTTGGTACATGGGAGAAAATCCTCAAATGAGAGAAAGGGAAATCAAAGCTTTACAACTCGGAATAGAATTAGGCATGAAACTAATAGATACGGCTGAAATGTATGGTGATGGCGATTCTGAACGCTTAGTAGGTGAAGCAATTAAAGGACGTAGAGATGACGTCTTTTTAGTATCAAAGGTGTATCCTCATCATGCAGGATTAGATATGATTGCCAAAGCGTGTGAAAACAGTCTAAAAAGGCTGGGAACGGATCATCTTGATTTGTACCTTTTACACTGGCGAGGACGTGTGCCATTAGCAGAAACCATTGAAGGAATGGAAAAGCTACGCAAGGAAGAAAAAATAGTAAGGTGGGGAGTCTCCAATTTTGATACCGATGATATGAAAGAGTTATGGAACACCACTGACGGAAAAAATTGTATGACTAATCAAGTGTTATATCATCTTGGTTCAAGGGGTATAGATTATGATCTCTTACCATGGCAGCGAGAACATCACATGCCTATTATGGCATATAGCCCGCTAGCTCAAGGAGGTTCATTAAGAAGACAATTGTTAACGGATCCAACCATTAAAGAGATTGCAGAAAAATACGCTGTACAACCCTTACAAATTGCTCTCGCTTGGACAATCCGTTCTAACAATTGTCTAGCTATTCCAAAAGCTGTTCAAGAAGAACATGTACTAGCAAATGCAAAAGCTACTATAATTGAATTAACAAAAGAGGATTTAAATAGACTTGATGAAGTATTTCCGCAACCGACTAGAAAAATGCCTTTGGACATTATATAA
- a CDS encoding winged helix-turn-helix transcriptional regulator yields MPDTFRDEVKEKIINGDYNCEKELTLSIISGKWKIVILWHLGVEGPHRFSDLQRLFPKISHKILTNQLRELMEDGIVHREVYPEVPPKVEYSMTELGMTLLPIVEMMYEWGKNRIAEIIKEMDISELNN; encoded by the coding sequence ATGCCAGATACATTTAGAGATGAAGTTAAAGAAAAGATCATAAATGGTGATTATAATTGTGAAAAAGAACTTACCTTATCAATTATAAGTGGTAAATGGAAAATTGTTATTTTATGGCATTTGGGGGTAGAAGGACCACATCGATTCAGTGATCTCCAAAGGCTTTTTCCAAAAATATCCCATAAAATATTAACGAATCAATTAAGAGAACTGATGGAAGATGGAATAGTTCATCGCGAGGTTTATCCAGAAGTTCCACCGAAAGTGGAATATTCCATGACTGAATTGGGGATGACTTTACTTCCTATCGTTGAAATGATGTATGAATGGGGAAAAAATCGGATAGCAGAAATCATAAAAGAAATGGATATTTCGGAATTAAACAATTAA
- a CDS encoding type 1 glutamine amidotransferase domain-containing protein, whose translation MSKKIATLITDLFEDVEFTEPAQAFKDAGHQVITIDIQAGKDITGKKGETVKIDKGIGEVNPQDFNALLIPGGFSPDLLREDDRFGEFAKAFIQEGKPVFAICHGPQVLIDTDLLKGVDITGFKSIRNDLKNAGANYKDEEVVVSNNIVTSRVPDDIPAFNRESLKLLAE comes from the coding sequence ATGAGCAAAAAAATCGCTACACTAATAACAGACTTATTTGAAGATGTAGAATTCACAGAACCAGCACAGGCATTTAAAGATGCCGGTCATCAAGTGATCACAATCGACATACAGGCTGGAAAAGATATTACTGGTAAAAAAGGTGAAACAGTAAAAATAGATAAAGGAATCGGGGAAGTTAATCCTCAAGACTTTAATGCTTTACTAATCCCTGGCGGCTTCTCTCCTGATTTATTACGTGAAGATGACCGTTTTGGTGAATTCGCAAAAGCATTTATACAAGAAGGTAAACCTGTTTTTGCCATTTGCCATGGTCCACAAGTATTAATTGATACAGACCTATTAAAAGGCGTCGACATAACAGGTTTCAAATCAATAAGGAACGATCTCAAAAATGCAGGTGCTAACTACAAAGATGAAGAAGTTGTGGTAAGCAATAATATTGTAACAAGCCGTGTTCCGGATGACATTCCTGCCTTTAATCGTGAATCCTTAAAATTATTAGCTGAATAA
- a CDS encoding LLM class flavin-dependent oxidoreductase, which produces ASGDRDKDFTALGISKLESGRLFKKNYAFLERLLKEDSPTINSDLGVIDGTDMRMIPKPFSSIPTMVTGFSNQSIEWIAQNGDGWIHYPRAIPQQTQLINEYRELSEIHAPGVFKPFTQTLFIDLSENPDALPVPIPLGFRVGRKQLLEILYQFQSIGVNHLAFVLYFSKRPPEEVIQELGEFVLPYFPTHEIPVGD; this is translated from the coding sequence GCTTCAGGAGACCGCGATAAAGATTTCACAGCTTTGGGAATATCCAAGCTCGAAAGTGGAAGGCTGTTTAAAAAGAATTATGCATTCCTTGAACGGCTATTAAAGGAGGACAGTCCGACAATCAACAGCGATTTAGGCGTCATCGATGGAACGGATATGAGAATGATCCCCAAGCCTTTTTCCTCGATTCCGACCATGGTGACAGGATTCAGCAATCAATCGATTGAATGGATCGCCCAGAATGGGGACGGCTGGATCCATTACCCGAGGGCTATCCCACAACAAACTCAATTGATTAACGAGTATCGCGAGTTGTCGGAAATTCACGCCCCAGGAGTGTTTAAACCTTTCACTCAGACTTTATTTATTGATTTATCGGAAAATCCCGATGCGTTACCTGTTCCGATTCCTTTAGGATTTCGTGTAGGACGCAAACAGTTATTAGAAATTTTATATCAATTTCAATCCATTGGTGTCAATCACCTGGCTTTTGTTTTGTATTTTTCAAAGCGCCCTCCCGAGGAAGTCATACAGGAGCTTGGAGAGTTTGTGTTGCCTTACTTTCCGACTCATGAAATTCCAGTAGGAGATTAG
- a CDS encoding site-specific integrase, with amino-acid sequence MKPTDFSYYLTGFLTKFLPGEIGASKNTIASYRDTFILFLRFLKDEKGISVEHLTLNKITKNLVVDYLDWTEDKRQCSPSTRNVRLAALHSFFKYLQYENPDNLLEWQQVLSISVKKTEKKTINYLTLDGIKLLLEMPDLNTEAGRRNLALLTLMYDTGARVQEVIDLTPSMIRFDKPYTIKLIGKGNKARIVPLMEPTMRIVKKYMEEQNLLRNAANLYPLFFNKRKERLTRAGVNYIVEKYKKLAREKNKVLIPEVLSCHCLRHSKAMHLLQAGVNLVYIRDILGHCSVQVTEIYAKTDSKQKREAIEKAYVDVSPTDEPMWEKNEDLLTWLKTFNK; translated from the coding sequence GTGAAACCTACAGATTTTTCATATTATCTTACAGGATTTCTTACCAAGTTTCTACCAGGGGAAATTGGTGCAAGCAAAAATACCATTGCCTCCTACAGAGATACATTTATACTCTTTCTGCGGTTCTTAAAAGACGAAAAAGGAATTTCAGTAGAACATCTAACATTGAACAAAATAACAAAAAATTTAGTGGTGGATTATTTAGATTGGACAGAGGATAAGCGTCAGTGCAGCCCTTCAACAAGAAATGTGCGACTAGCGGCTCTCCATTCTTTCTTTAAATACCTTCAATACGAGAATCCAGACAATCTATTAGAATGGCAGCAGGTCCTCTCTATATCGGTCAAAAAGACAGAAAAGAAAACCATTAACTATTTAACCCTTGATGGAATTAAACTACTTTTAGAAATGCCGGATCTTAACACAGAGGCAGGACGGCGCAACTTAGCCTTATTAACACTTATGTATGACACTGGGGCAAGAGTGCAGGAAGTTATTGACTTGACACCATCTATGATTAGATTCGACAAACCTTATACTATAAAGTTGATTGGTAAGGGGAACAAGGCTAGGATCGTACCATTAATGGAGCCAACTATGCGGATTGTAAAAAAATACATGGAAGAGCAGAATCTTTTACGAAATGCCGCTAACTTATATCCTTTGTTCTTTAATAAGAGAAAAGAAAGACTGACTAGAGCAGGGGTAAATTATATTGTAGAAAAATATAAAAAATTAGCACGTGAGAAAAATAAAGTATTAATACCAGAAGTATTGTCCTGCCACTGCCTTAGACACTCAAAGGCAATGCATCTCCTTCAGGCAGGAGTAAATCTTGTCTATATAAGAGATATATTAGGCCACTGTTCTGTACAAGTAACGGAAATCTACGCTAAAACGGATTCAAAGCAAAAAAGAGAGGCAATTGAGAAAGCGTATGTAGATGTATCACCTACTGATGAACCAATGTGGGAGAAGAATGAAGATTTATTGACTTGGTTGAAAACCTTTAATAAATAA
- a CDS encoding DJ-1/PfpI family protein, with product MSKKALLIIPPERFNEDELFQPKAELESSGIEVTIASTKTGEIIGDYEGTATAEVIFSDVFASDYDVVSVIGGSGTNDHLWENKELQDYLKQAYTNKVLVTGICAGAVTVAKTGLLTGREATCYPVDVQKDQLKANKVTYVEKHVVAHDDIITGDGPDGAKEFGEAVVKALS from the coding sequence ATGAGTAAAAAAGCACTTTTAATTATACCACCAGAACGTTTCAATGAAGACGAATTATTTCAACCTAAAGCGGAATTGGAAAGCAGCGGAATTGAGGTGACAATTGCAAGTACAAAAACAGGTGAAATCATAGGAGATTATGAAGGTACAGCAACTGCTGAGGTCATTTTCTCCGACGTTTTTGCTTCTGACTATGATGTTGTATCTGTTATTGGTGGATCTGGTACGAACGATCATCTATGGGAAAATAAAGAATTACAAGACTACTTGAAACAAGCGTATACTAATAAAGTTCTTGTAACAGGAATTTGTGCAGGTGCGGTTACTGTAGCTAAAACGGGTTTACTTACTGGAAGAGAAGCAACTTGCTATCCAGTAGATGTACAAAAAGACCAATTAAAAGCGAATAAAGTAACATATGTTGAAAAACATGTTGTTGCTCATGATGATATTATCACTGGTGATGGTCCAGATGGCGCTAAAGAATTTGGAGAAGCTGTAGTAAAAGCATTAAGTTAA
- the hxlB gene encoding 6-phospho-3-hexuloisomerase produces MNTTQYLAEIIKELNRTVDLISNDEAEKLVNGILESKKIFVAGAGRSGFMAKSFAMRMMHMGIDAYVIGETVTPNFEKDDILIIGSGSGETKGLVSMAEKAKSIGGTIAAVTIFPESTIGQLADITIKLPGSPKDQSESDFKTIQPMGSLFEQTLLLFYDAVILRFMEKKGLDTNKMYGRHANLE; encoded by the coding sequence ATGAATACAACTCAATACCTAGCTGAAATCATAAAAGAGTTAAATCGCACCGTAGATTTAATTTCGAATGATGAAGCTGAAAAATTAGTTAATGGGATTCTTGAATCAAAAAAAATCTTTGTTGCTGGCGCAGGTAGATCTGGATTTATGGCCAAATCATTCGCCATGCGAATGATGCACATGGGGATAGATGCCTATGTGATTGGCGAAACCGTAACCCCTAACTTTGAAAAAGATGACATCTTAATCATTGGATCAGGTTCAGGAGAAACGAAAGGTTTAGTTTCCATGGCTGAGAAGGCAAAAAGCATTGGTGGGACGATTGCAGCTGTTACCATTTTCCCTGAGTCCACTATTGGACAATTAGCGGATATCACAATTAAGTTGCCTGGCTCACCTAAAGATCAGTCGGAGAGTGATTTTAAGACGATTCAACCAATGGGCTCATTATTTGAGCAAACACTTTTACTATTTTACGACGCTGTGATTCTTCGGTTCATGGAGAAAAAAGGTTTGGATACCAATAAAATGTACGGTAGACACGCCAACTTAGAATAA
- a CDS encoding LLM class flavin-dependent oxidoreductase translates to MSKHAIKLNEIPFSVLDLAPITARSTPADSFRHTLELAQHAEKLGYNRFWLAEHHNMPFIASSATSVVMSHVAAGTSKIRIGSGGIMLPNHAPLVIAEQFGTLESLYPGRIDLGLGRAPGTDQGTARALRRDLGSTGDDFPEQLAELRGYFDPSLAQGNLIKAIPGEGLNIPIWLLGSSGFSAQLAGELGLPFAFAAHFSPLNTLGALQIYRKAFKPSNVLDNPYAMVALNIIAAETDKEAKLLFTTLQQQFLNLMSGNLTQLQPPVDDISEVASSYQLKALEQQLGTSIVGSQQTIKDKLHTFLEESQADEIMAIAQVYDHKARLHSYDLLAEITKSRR, encoded by the coding sequence ATGTCTAAACATGCAATTAAACTAAACGAAATTCCATTCTCAGTGCTGGATCTTGCACCGATAACAGCCAGAAGTACTCCTGCAGATTCTTTCCGCCACACATTGGAACTCGCACAGCATGCTGAAAAACTTGGTTACAACCGTTTTTGGCTTGCTGAACATCATAATATGCCGTTCATCGCCAGTTCCGCCACTTCGGTGGTGATGTCCCATGTGGCAGCCGGTACATCAAAAATCCGGATTGGTTCAGGAGGAATCATGCTGCCGAATCACGCACCGCTCGTCATCGCTGAGCAGTTTGGCACTCTTGAATCCTTATATCCTGGGCGAATTGACCTTGGTCTGGGGCGGGCACCCGGTACAGATCAGGGGACTGCTCGTGCATTGAGACGCGACTTGGGAAGTACCGGAGATGACTTTCCTGAGCAATTAGCGGAACTCCGCGGTTACTTTGATCCATCCTTGGCACAAGGAAACCTAATAAAAGCGATTCCAGGTGAAGGTTTGAATATTCCAATCTGGCTGCTGGGTTCAAGCGGCTTCAGTGCGCAGCTGGCCGGAGAACTGGGTTTGCCATTCGCATTTGCCGCCCATTTCTCGCCACTTAACACTCTGGGTGCTCTACAGATCTATCGCAAGGCGTTTAAGCCTTCGAATGTTCTCGATAATCCGTATGCGATGGTGGCATTGAATATCATTGCAGCAGAAACGGATAAAGAGGCAAAACTCCTTTTCACAACCCTGCAGCAGCAATTTTTGAATCTGATGAGCGGAAACCTTACACAGCTTCAACCACCGGTAGATGACATATCCGAAGTGGCCAGCAGCTACCAATTAAAGGCTCTCGAGCAGCAATTAGGCACATCGATTGTTGGCAGCCAGCAGACGATAAAGGACAAGCTGCATACATTTTTGGAGGAGAGCCAGGCTGATGAAATCATGGCCATTGCCCAAGTTTACGACCACAAAGCTCGCCTGCATTCATACGATCTTCTGGCAGAAATTACAAAAAGCAGAAGGTGA
- the hxlA gene encoding 3-hexulose-6-phosphate synthase, producing the protein MELQLALDLVNIPEAIELVKEVEDHIDIVEIGTPVVINEGLHAVKAVKKEFPNLKVLADLKIMDAAGYEVMKASEAGADIITILGTAEDMSIKGAVEEAKKQGNKILVDMIAVKDLAGRAKEVDAMGVDYICVHTGYDLQAVGKNSFEDLQTIKGVVKNAKTAIAGGIKLDTLPEVIKVQPDLVIVGGGITGQADKKAAAAKMQQMINQG; encoded by the coding sequence ATGGAATTACAATTAGCATTAGATTTAGTAAATATCCCAGAAGCAATTGAGTTAGTTAAAGAAGTGGAGGATCACATTGATATCGTTGAAATCGGTACACCGGTTGTAATCAATGAAGGTCTTCATGCTGTAAAAGCAGTTAAAAAAGAATTCCCTAACTTAAAGGTATTAGCAGACCTAAAAATCATGGATGCAGCTGGTTATGAAGTAATGAAAGCTTCTGAAGCAGGTGCTGATATCATCACAATTCTTGGAACTGCTGAAGATATGTCAATCAAAGGTGCTGTTGAAGAAGCGAAAAAACAAGGTAATAAAATCCTTGTTGATATGATTGCTGTAAAAGACCTTGCTGGACGTGCAAAAGAAGTGGACGCTATGGGCGTTGATTATATTTGTGTTCATACTGGCTATGATCTTCAAGCAGTTGGAAAGAACTCTTTTGAAGATTTACAAACCATTAAAGGTGTTGTAAAAAATGCTAAAACCGCAATCGCAGGTGGTATTAAGTTAGACACACTTCCAGAAGTCATCAAAGTACAACCAGACCTTGTCATTGTAGGTGGCGGGATTACTGGACAAGCTGATAAAAAAGCTGCTGCTGCCAAAATGCAACAAATGATTAATCAAGGGTAA
- a CDS encoding ATP-binding protein: MGEEQVKRLGEPFFTTKHNGNGFGLMVSYKIIQNHKGTINVKSKLNH; the protein is encoded by the coding sequence ATAGGGGAGGAACAGGTTAAAAGATTGGGGGAACCTTTTTTCACTACCAAACATAATGGAAATGGATTTGGCCTTATGGTCAGTTATAAAATTATTCAGAACCATAAGGGAACGATAAATGTTAAAAGTAAACTAAATCATTGA
- a CDS encoding 3-ketoacyl-ACP reductase: MISLNGKTAIVTGAGRGIGRATAIALAKEGVHLGLIGLNMSNLEKVAAELAQFDVKVSAATADVTDLESVTHAVEQIKSDLGPIDILINNAGVAKFGGFLDLTPEEWEKIIQVNLMGVYNVTRAVLPGMIERKSGDIINISSSAGQKGAPVTSAYSASKFAVLGLTESLMLEVRKHNVRVTALTPSTVVTDLAIDTNLVKGNEENVMHPEDLAELVVASLKFNPRVFVKTAGLWSTNPS; the protein is encoded by the coding sequence ATGATTTCTTTAAATGGAAAAACTGCAATAGTTACTGGCGCAGGAAGAGGCATTGGACGTGCTACTGCTATCGCCTTAGCAAAAGAAGGCGTTCATTTAGGCCTAATCGGCTTAAATATGTCTAATTTAGAAAAGGTAGCTGCTGAACTAGCACAATTTGATGTAAAGGTTTCTGCAGCAACAGCAGATGTGACCGATCTTGAGTCCGTTACCCATGCTGTTGAACAGATCAAATCAGACTTAGGCCCAATTGATATCCTAATCAACAATGCTGGTGTTGCTAAATTTGGTGGGTTCCTTGATCTAACACCAGAAGAATGGGAAAAAATCATCCAAGTCAATTTAATGGGTGTGTATAATGTAACAAGAGCAGTATTACCAGGAATGATCGAAAGAAAATCAGGAGATATCATCAATATCTCTTCATCTGCTGGCCAAAAAGGTGCTCCTGTTACAAGTGCTTACAGTGCTTCTAAATTCGCTGTTTTAGGGCTAACAGAATCACTTATGCTAGAGGTAAGAAAACATAATGTCCGTGTTACTGCTTTAACACCAAGTACGGTCGTTACAGATTTAGCCATTGATACAAATCTTGTTAAAGGCAATGAAGAAAACGTGATGCACCCAGAAGACCTTGCAGAATTAGTTGTGGCTAGTTTAAAATTTAATCCAAGAGTATTCGTTAAAACAGCTGGATTATGGTCAACAAATCCATCATAA
- a CDS encoding SDR family oxidoreductase, which produces MSLNGKRVVVLGGTSGIGLATAKAFLDQSAQVIIASRSVSKLNEAKQVLGGSVEAIEIDFRSEEKVAEFFSKVGKFDHLVVTAGEGAMGHFSELPVASAKEAFDSKFWGQYITVRSALPYLSNESSITLTSGVYGVRPPQGATTLAAINSAIEGLVRGLSVDLSPIRVNVVSPGIVDTPIYAGMSDDQRQALFNGIAQQLPVGRIAKPEDIAETYVYLAKNGFTTGTAVLIDGGAHLV; this is translated from the coding sequence ATGTCATTAAATGGTAAACGAGTAGTTGTTTTAGGGGGTACTTCTGGTATTGGTTTAGCAACTGCCAAAGCGTTTCTAGATCAATCTGCTCAAGTAATCATTGCCAGCCGTTCTGTTTCCAAATTAAATGAAGCAAAACAAGTTCTTGGTGGGAGTGTAGAAGCAATTGAAATCGATTTTCGAAGCGAAGAAAAAGTAGCAGAATTTTTCAGTAAGGTTGGAAAATTTGACCACCTTGTGGTAACAGCAGGAGAAGGTGCAATGGGGCACTTTAGCGAACTGCCTGTGGCAAGTGCTAAAGAGGCGTTTGATAGTAAGTTCTGGGGGCAATATATTACTGTCCGTTCAGCACTTCCATATTTAAGCAATGAGAGCTCAATCACCTTAACCTCTGGTGTATATGGCGTTCGTCCTCCTCAAGGGGCTACTACGTTAGCGGCAATCAATTCAGCCATTGAAGGATTGGTTCGAGGACTTTCCGTAGACCTATCCCCTATTAGGGTAAACGTGGTTTCACCTGGAATTGTAGACACTCCAATCTATGCTGGAATGTCAGATGATCAGAGGCAAGCACTGTTCAACGGAATTGCACAACAGCTCCCCGTTGGACGGATTGCAAAGCCGGAAGACATAGCTGAAACCTATGTATACCTTGCTAAAAATGGTTTTACTACTGGGACGGCTGTTCTTATTGATGGTGGAGCTCACTTAGTATAA
- a CDS encoding LLM class flavin-dependent oxidoreductase: protein MSKHAIKLNEIPFSVLDLSPITAGSTPADSFRHTLELAQHAEKLDYNRFWLAEHHNMPFIASSATSVLMSRVAAGTSQIRIGSGGIMLPNHAPLVIAEQFGTLESLYPGRIDLGLGRAPGTDQGTARALRRDLGSTGDDFPEQLAELRGYFDPSLAQGNPIKAIPGEGLNIPIWLLGSSGFSAQLAGELGLPFAFAAHFSPLNTLGALQIYRKVFKPSNVLDKPYAMVALNIIAAETDKEAKLLFTTLQQQFLNLMSGNLTQLQPPVDDISEVASSYQLKALEQQLGTSIVGSQQTIKDKLHTFLEESQADEIMAIAQVYDHKARLHSYDLLAEITKSRR, encoded by the coding sequence ATGTCTAAACATGCAATTAAACTAAACGAAATTCCATTCTCGGTGCTGGATCTTTCACCGATAACAGCCGGAAGTACTCCTGCTGATTCTTTCCGCCATACATTGGAACTCGCACAGCATGCTGAAAAACTTGACTACAACCGTTTTTGGCTCGCTGAACACCACAATATGCCGTTTATCGCCAGTTCCGCCACTTCTGTGTTGATGTCCCGTGTGGCAGCCGGTACATCACAAATCCGGATTGGTTCAGGAGGAATCATGCTGCCGAATCACGCTCCGCTCGTCATCGCTGAGCAGTTTGGCACTCTTGAATCCTTATATCCTGGGCGAATTGACCTTGGTCTGGGGCGGGCACCGGGTACAGATCAGGGGACCGCTCGTGCATTGAGACGCGACTTGGGAAGTACCGGAGATGACTTTCCTGAGCAATTAGCGGAACTCCGCGGTTACTTTGATCCATCCTTGGCCCAAGGAAACCCTATAAAAGCGATTCCAGGTGAAGGTTTGAATATTCCAATCTGGCTGCTAGGTTCAAGCGGTTTCAGTGCGCAGCTGGCCGGAGAACTGGGTTTACCATTTGCGTTTGCCGCCCATTTCTCGCCACTTAACACTCTGGGTGCTCTACAGATCTATCGCAAGGTGTTTAAGCCTTCGAATGTTCTCGATAAGCCGTATGCGATGGTGGCATTGAATATCATTGCAGCAGAAACGGATAAAGAGGCAAAACTCCTTTTCACAACCCTGCAGCAGCAATTTTTGAATCTGATGAGCGGAAACCTTACACAGCTTCAACCACCGGTAGATGACATATCCGAAGTGGCCAGCAGCTACCAATTAAAGGCTCTCGAGCAGCAATTAGGCACATCGATTGTTGGCAGCCAGCAGACGATAAAGGACAAGCTGCATACATTTTTGGAGGAGAGCCAGGCTGATGAAATCATGGCCATTGCCCAAGTTTACGACCACAAAGCTCGCCTGCATTCATACGATCTTCTGGCAGAAATTACAAAAAGCAGAAGGTGA
- a CDS encoding heme biosynthesis protein HemY: MNCKINRNAAKVLKQMLESEEAEGKMVRVYVTLEHGDHAHYDVKLDTPTDHDEIVKTDKGIDVLLDKREPFLDGVWIKYFYVPQAGFDITNSSKGHHHH; this comes from the coding sequence ATGAACTGTAAAATTAACCGAAATGCTGCTAAAGTGCTGAAACAAATGTTAGAAAGTGAAGAGGCTGAAGGGAAAATGGTTCGTGTGTACGTTACACTAGAGCATGGGGACCATGCCCATTATGATGTAAAACTTGATACGCCCACGGACCATGATGAAATTGTGAAAACAGACAAAGGCATTGATGTTTTACTTGATAAAAGGGAACCGTTTTTAGATGGGGTTTGGATCAAGTATTTCTATGTGCCGCAAGCAGGATTTGACATCACGAATTCTTCCAAAGGGCATCACCATCATTAA
- a CDS encoding ArsR/SmtB family transcription factor: MLKDPDSHFSPQAHIIADEGFEGGVCVGDIRSKSGISQSTTSQYLSILLQSGLVEIKRIGQWTYYRRNEETIKKFEKYIGTKI; encoded by the coding sequence ATGTTAAAAGATCCCGACAGTCATTTTTCACCGCAAGCCCATATTATTGCTGATGAAGGATTTGAAGGCGGGGTTTGCGTAGGGGATATCCGAAGCAAGTCGGGGATTTCGCAATCCACAACTTCACAGTATTTATCGATTTTGCTGCAAAGCGGACTCGTTGAAATAAAGCGAATCGGACAATGGACATATTATCGCCGTAATGAGGAGACAATTAAAAAGTTCGAAAAATACATTGGTACAAAAATATAA